Genomic DNA from Rissa tridactyla isolate bRisTri1 chromosome 17, bRisTri1.patW.cur.20221130, whole genome shotgun sequence:
AGCTATGGAGCACATGGTGGGACCTGTCCTCAGGCTAGTCCATAGTGGCTAGAGCAAAACGTTAAAAGGAAACTGCAGAACTAGTGTGAAATAATAACTTGTGTTTGAATTACTGTGTAATAGCAACTAATGTTCCACCAGTGAATGGTGTAGATGCTTTGTattatgttttataaaataaagattatttaatTATATGAggaatttgttttctgtctttggatGTAGTTCTTAAGTTGTATCACGTGTTGCTGGATGAGTCGGCCTTGCTAGTGTAAATGAACAAAGTGATGGTCGGTGGGTACCTTTTAGGGACTGAGCCAACAACTCATACAGCTTTCACCTTTATTGCTTCTTAGCTGAGTTAATAGGCGGAGAAACCACCCTTCTTTGCAAGGTTGTTATGAGGAGTACTTACTAGTTTGGTGTTTGCTAATAGGTGCTCTCATGTTGTTGACTGGCTGAACAGGGTGCATTTCTTCCTTAGGGTTTGTTGCCAGGCTTTTCATGCACCTATCCTCAGGCAACTCAGGGAGCAAAATGTTTCCATTGTTTTCCATGGCCAATATGCTAGAGGATATAGTTCTCTGTTTCCACACTGTGAATACAAGCTCCTCTCATTCATAAACTAAATGTTGTTGCCTAGGAATTGCTTCATTGCGACGTCTGATAGGAAGGGAGTATGTTTTAGCATTATTTAATGTTGCCTTGTGTGGGGGTACTTACAGCTGTAGAGATGAGCCAAAGTCAGCACTGTGCAAAGGTGCAGATTTAATCTGGGGTCTGAGTGGTGCTAGCCTGCGTCTCCACGTGCCTGCTGTGTTGTTATTGCTTACGTACTGGGGGCTGCTTTCATTCAGAGCCAGAGAGAAACGGCAGGGCTGTACCACTGCTGGGAGCTGTGTGTATCAAGTTCTCTTCgtgccctgcagctccccggggcagggctgaCTGTGCCACATGATCTGCTGTGCGAGGGGTGAGCTGCCAGGGGGATGTTGTGCAGGGCTCAGGTCAGTTTGCACAGGGGCTTCTTTTGCCCGTGTTGCAATAGCTTAGCACTGGGAAAGACACCCAACAGACAGAACAGCTTTGTCACATGATTTAGAATGTTGTGCAATCCTTTTAAAAGCTCTGCTTCAAAGGATGCTCCtaaaagaagaggagaggaaagcatttatttcagtgatgCTTTCACAACAATTTATTCCTAGGCACCAACAAGAATTTCTGAGAGCCAGGCACTGGTACAGAcccagaagggaagaaaagccctGCCCTGCATGGCCTGTTAACAGCACCTCTGAAACTGTGAGTAGCCAAGCCATGCTCAGGAAAGACCTGAATGTAGTGTTTGTGTGTCATGTTGGTAAAGAATAGCTACTCTGCCTTGCTTACGGTCACAGCATTTTACCAGAGGTCCAGCAtgacaaaaatctgttttctataaATAGTTAAGCCAATTTAGTTGTTTGGATGTAACCCTTAAATCTGCCTCAAAATCCTACAgcgctggggagcagctgtgcaGTGTTGAGGCCTCTAGAGACACTGGCCTGTGTACAGTCTACAAGCAGCCTCACTGCATGATGTAGGGGTCTCGGGGACTGCGATAATTTATCCTGGGAGTTTGTTTAACCTGTGAGGTAgtccagaagcagaaaagaaagtacaGCAGCATTCTGAAGCTTTGTTTTAGAGCTGCAAGTATCTTCCAAGTTTCGTATCTTCAGGAATGCCGTGCCACAATCTAGCCTTAAGTCAATGGGCAAATGTGCTTTGACTGCAAAGAGAaatctgctcccccccccccagtttatttcatttttttgtcttcccattatttcttttaaagccattccttctctgctgcctgccttttgCTTCTACTGCTGGCCTTGCAGTAGAACTTTATAAAATTAATCTTCTGTTTCAGGCTTCTGGCCTCTTTTTCTAGCTGAACTCATTTGTATTTGAagaaattgcaattttttttaatattcaaggCTTTATTCCCTTGCAGCAGTAGTCCAAGCACTGATGTAAAAGCATAGCATTTTAAGTCTTTGGAATCTGCTATTAGAGTAATACCAGTGCTGTCAGCAAGTCTGTTCCGCGGACAAAAAAGATGAGAGAAAGTTTTAAGCTTCATGGAAGTCGTGGATATGTTCCTGATACTTGCAGGCTTTTTATAGCTTGGCTGGAAGTGAAGTAACACGTCTGCTGCCATTTCCAAAGAAATCAAATTTCAGAGACCGAGAGAGAGTCAGCGTTAGCCTTGTGTTGCATAAGCAATTTCTGGGCAAGGAGCAACTCTTTTTTGGTTATCCCAATATACCAGCACTTTTCTCTTTCCAAGTCAGCTTCAATATGTGCTCTAGTAAATCTGTGTAAGAGAAGGTGTTAGCTTTTGCTGGCTTTGTCCTGTTTCCCTCAAGTTCCAGGGGGAGTTTGGCAGCTGGTAAGTTGGCAATGTAAGAGATCTTTAGAAAATGCCTTTAAGAAGGAACTGGACAGATCAAGGTGTATGGAAAAGCTTTTGCCAAGTAAGAAGGGTTTGCCAGTCGGTCATTTCGTATGGAAAGGAGAAAGTGTCAGTTTCCGTGGCTTCTCAAATGTTACAAGGTACGGTTTTCAGCAATGCTTTATTATGTTGCTGTTTGAATTGTGTGTCTTGTCAGAAGGTTATGATCTGTTCAGTGTAACGGATAATCCTCAAGTGTGATGAGAAATAATGTTATTCTCCATCTCTTTAGATTTTACCCTAATAagatacctcttttttttttcttcccctccctccaatCAGAGAACATTGATTCTAGCAGACAGCAAGAAGGAAACTCATGACAGAAGGTACAGCAGCTTCATCTGTCCTTACAAAGGTTGCTGCTTTAATTATGCTGATATGGAAAGAAAGCTTAGTGCTATAAAAATGCTTGCTGCGGCGTGGATTATCCAGGTTTAGGAACTGTAATAAGCTGTCACAGTAGAAGCTCTGATAGATCAGGCAATGTGTGTCTCAACAAAGTCAGCAAAGTATTACATTTGTGTCCAAGTGATTTAAAAGCAAAGTGGCCCTGTATGCATTTCCAGTCAACTGGATGCAGAACAAGCTGCCTGTCTTTAAGGTATTTTAAGGTATGAGATGGTAAAAGGCCTTGAAATTGCATAGCAGTGTGGAGCATGGCACAaattcatggttttttttcagattagaGATGCATCCAGATGGCCGATATGGCTGTTGGATCAGTCGTATCAGTTTCTGAAGCAAGTTACAGCCACAGTGCAGTGAAGCTGGTTAGCACCAGGCCAGCTGGAAAATTCAGGGGAGGAGCAACAAGATAGACACGTGTCTGGATTTGATTCAGGGTATCATTATTATCTTCAGCTCCCTCAAAAGTAGGATCTCAACAAATAACAAAATCCCGCACACATTCTCAGCTGGCTCAGAAGAATTACATGCCAGAGCAGTTCCCTGGGATTGAAGGATGCTGAACTAAGCAGCAGCTGTTAGTGCTTAGGTGAGTTTGGCTGGATGGAATTGCGGGGCACTACAAAAAATCAGCAGGGCAGGAAGGTTTAAGTTACGCTAAGCTTGAAAGCAGAGGCAGGCTTACCCTGGTCCTGACACAAGGTCAAGGTCCTATCAGTTCTTCAGGAGTCACAAATTCATATGCACATTTGGGAAATGGGCTGTCTTCTCTGTCAGCCTTGGGAATCGTTTCCCCTGTGCCTGTCCACTCCAGCTGTGCAAGGCTCAAAGGTTGGCTGTTGCCTTCCTAAagcagctgacttttttttttttttttgttttgtttccagaaCAGCAGTTGGCACAGCAATTTATGGTAAGTTTAAATAACAACACAAAATACCCGTGCGTTCTCTTACTGGTTTTAAATTGATTACTTGTAAGTAGCAAGTTAGAAGACTCTTTGtccatttaatttttctgatagaGGTCAGAGAAACTCAGTTAATGGCCCATCGTGTCTGACTTACAGCACCCAGTTTTACAAAGCAATCCTTAACTTTGAGATCTGCAGGAGATCCATTGCATTCACAGGTAAGTTGCTCTAATAGTTGATTATTCTATCTGAAATGTGAAGGGaaattttcctgaaagaaaaattattatatttgcTATTTGTTCATACTTAAAATTTGAAGTATCAAATTTTAAGTATGAACAAATAGTGGATATAATACTTAAATCTGAAGTATCAAATTTGCTATCAGAGGCAAGGCAGGGTGATACATCTGGCATCAGGCAGTAAAAAAATTACCGTCCTTTGCTGATTTCCTAGCTTTGTTTACCCTGAGTGGTGCAAACCCTGATCAGACGGCCACACCTGAACCCTTAGGTGGTGAGAGTGCAGCAAGCAGAGCACCCCACAGCTCCACAGCCTGGCATGCTTTGAAATAAATGCTTGTTTGAAAAGGGGACCTCGCTGTTAACCTGCCGGTGGGGACGGCTTCGGAGGAGAGGTGCCACACAAGGATTTTCCAGCAGATGGCAACAGCTCCTCAGTGAGCTTCGGGTGCGGGGATGGAAAACTGGGTCTGTGCCAAAAGAACCTCAGTGAAACCTTGGTAAGCCTGCCTTCTCAGGAGTCCCGTATAGGATGCCTCCAAGGATCTgtccgtgccgtgccgtgctgtgctttACTTTAAGGCAAAGCAAGAAGTTGTCCTTCGTAGGACTCAACCTTCTTCACTTCAGGGTCCTCCTTACTTGAGCCACTTAGCTCTGCTCAGGACTTTAAAAAATAGACTGTTGGGGACATTGGTGCTTTGCCCTGGAGACATGGACTGATGAGGTTAATACGCAGTTTCCACTTCTGGCATCTAGGTCTGTATGATGGTATTCTCTGTAAATTCAGGGTAAGTGAGGACTTTATAGCTacgaaaaaaaaatctattttaattggtacTGCACAGTGTAATTGCTTATTGATTTTCCCCACCCCTGACCCTGGATTTCACGCTGTTAAACTGCCCCAGCAGCAGAAGTATCATAAATAGGCATCTACATTAACGTATGCAATCCGCTCCCACCAAAAAAAtcatttggagaaaagaaaagcagttatgGTTTCAGAGTCTACTTTTGAATTGTTTTattagtgctttttctttttaattgttgcATTAAACCTTGAAATGTGAATGCAGCACATTATGAGCAAGAGTTAATCTACTGAGCCGTGTGTGGCATAAGGGttttatgcttcctttttgtCACTGGTGTAGTTTTGTGTAACGCTGTTTCTGATAATACTGAGCAAATTTTTGGCAAATGTTAATCACTGTCACTCCACTGAATTTTACGTCAATTTACTGCAGCAGGGGATAGTTTCCTTctcattcctattttttttaaggatttcctCGAGCTAGTTGTTATTGTCATTATGTTGTCATgcacaataaaatataattaaagtaataaaaaagcatCGAGGCCTAACATGCAAATGCTGGGCCTGCCGTGAAACAGAAGGTCTCCCAGGAGTCTTCCTCTCTCAAAGCACAGTATGTGATGTTCCCTAAGTTAAAAGCAGGGAGGGGTTTATTGCAGAGAAGATGGAATAAAAAGATATATAATAAATATAGTTAGATAGAGGTATTCTGTGACTCCATTACCACTGACGAATGTATCGCATACAGCTGCAGAATGAGAGGCAATCGTGGCTGCATGTCTtgcacccccccctttttttttttctttcaagcctCTGTCTTCCTCAAAAGGAAACCAAAGGAGGAAGTGTAAATGTCCTGTGTATATATGTCAAGTATAatctagaaaattatttcatccCACACTTCCCTTCTTTCCACTGAACTTCTTCAAAACAACAAATTCTGCAGACTATCCAACAGTCTCCCGGCTTCCTGATTCATGCTCACTTCGCTGCAGGGAGGTAAAAACTATACAGTGGCAGGGTCCTGAGTATATCTTCAACCAAGGTATGTCCTGTATGCTTAATGATATATCTGAGCTTCCAGCAGCCTGTTTTCCATACTCTTTCCAAGTCCAGTGTCCTGGATTTGAAGAAGTATATCAAGGTAAGGGGATGGTGTACTATTTGATTGGGATTAGCTAATAAGATTATTTTGGTCTGTTGACATTTGCTAGGGAAGGCTCATGTTCTGCCATGAGTTCCTCTGCATCGAGAGGCCAGGGGTTAATGTGGAGTCCAGACAGGCACTCCTCCTTCAAGCTGTGTTGTATGTGGCGTGCATGGCAGGGAGTACGTCAAAGGTGTGTTTCTGTTGAGAGCTGTGtctggggagagaaaaatacacacGTGTTAAAATTTGAATGTCCATATAATCTGTATTTAGTAGGTATGGTAGTATACAGTCACCTTTTCATACTGGAGGGGGTTTTGCATTAAGAGAAGGGGAGCAGGAACAGGCCCTTGGCTGTGGTGTTTCTGGAAGGCCGAGGTATGAACAGGCACAGATCGCTTCTCATCCCCATTTTGGATTTTTGTTGACCTTCACCTGTGAGAAGAATTCATGATGAAATGTGCTGTGGAAACGGAGGGAACATGAGATTGGATACGGGGCTATGAAAGGTCTGGGAGTAAACAGCACAGCTGGTGACTATGTGAGGCTCCAGAGCTGCGCAGCTCCTGGCACCTCACTGTGTTAAtttgctgcttattttctttctgttacaaGTTTCTTCGGTGTCATACTTCCCACGCTGCATACTGTGCAGATGGAGGCACGGACACTCCCTGCCCCTAAAAGCTTGTAACAAGACAAAACAGAGGAGCTGGGGGgtaaggggggagaagggggaggatgGCGATGGAGCTccgggatggagggatggggaaagggagagggaaaccTTTCCGGCAGTTCCGCGGCAGGCCCGAGGAGGAGGAACTGTGCATGAGTTGTGATGGTAGGAGCCGGCCTGGAGAAGGCCCAGGCTGTCCCGGCTGGGCCCAGCGAGTGCGGGGAAGCCCGGCCTGgcccccgcctctccccccccCGGCGGCCGGGGCAGGCCGAGTCCGGCACGGCAGCCGCCGGGAGCCCGGGGGGGGCGTGAGGGGAAACCCCCTCCTGCGCCGAAGGGGAGAGCAGACCGACCCCCGGCACTATACACTCAGGGCACACCCGGGGGAAGAGGAGAGGCGGCAGCACCGCCCCGCGGCCGGCCggcagtgggagggagggagggaggggcggCCTGCTGCCGGCGGAGGGGTCGggcgggcggagcgcggcggaAGGATACGGCAGGAGGGGCGGGTGTGAGGAGAACCGGAGGTACGGACGCCCCCCGAaagcgcggcggcggcccggcccggcccggccgggatCAGCGAAGGCTCCGCCGGGTACGTGCCGCTCCCCGCCTCGCAGCAGCGCAGCTGGGCCGGAACCGGGCCGGGAGGAGCGGAGGGGAGTGGCGGCAGGAGCGGGCCGCGCTGGGACTTTGCCCCGAACCGGGCCGGCACCGAGCTGCCCGCAGGCCGGGCTCGGCGGCTGAGGCGACCCAGCCCGCCCGGGGCCTCGCCGGCAGGCCGGGCCGCCGCGCCCCGCTCTAGCTCGGGCCGAAGCGGGACAGGCGGAGCGGCAGGGCATGGACCTGCGGGCCTaaaggcggcagcggcggggcggccgccctTCCCGACCCCCCCTGCGGGCGAGCCGGCGGGCGGGGGGTcggggcgggccggcggcgggacATGGGCCTCTGCGCGGCGGCCCTGAGGACAGCGACAGCCGGCggggcccgccgcccgccccccgcggGGGGAGAGGCCGTGaagagaggtggggaggggggcacccCGCGGCCGGCGGGCACCCCCCTCCTACCGAGAGCCGGCCGCGGAGGGGGGCGAGCGGCCCCAGGGAGCCCCGCCAGCAGCCGGCCCCGGTTTTGCCTGCTGGCCTGCCGCCTGCGCGGACAGCCGGGCTTCCCCTCCGCCCCGAAACTCCGGACCGGTGAGGATTGGCTGCTTCGGAAGACTTTTTGGCAAGCGttacttttctcctcttccttgggGGAacggtttgttttggttttttgtttttggttgtttttttcttgaacatcCCCCACACCCTACTTCCGTGGCCTGGATATTCAGGGTGACTGCAAGAAGAGTTTTGGAAATCTTTTTTCCTGCCCTTGAACTGAATTTGTCCTCTGTGCATGCCTCTTCTGGAGCAAGGCTGGATCCTGAACCTCAGTGCGTGTGGGGGGCAAAGCCTCATTAATATTCCTGCAGTAATAGTAAAATGTAAATTGGATAATACGACTTCTTGCCAAAGGCTCCAATGAGTGGCACACAGTCCACAATCACGGACAGGTCAGTATAAAatgagatttcttctttttttttttttttctttttcttttctggtctAGTCTCTTCCCAGAGCTCATCACTTTCCATTCCCACTTCAGTGACAGCGTGATAAGTGGGATCAGAAAAGCAGGATTAAATCTGAGTTTCTGGGAATCAGTATGTACCTGGGGTGGCGGACTGTCAAGGCAACTGGGTTAACTTTGAAACTGGAGTATTTCAAGTCCAACAGCTTTCAAGCCTTCCGGGCTGACTTTGTAAGAACCAGGGACTGTAATTCATCTTACAGCATGGGTTGGTGCTGGGAGGAACACCAAAAGGAACTGTTTCTGCAAAAAGTTAAAGCAGGAAAAGTGACAAGAGTTTAGGATACAGCTCGAGTCTGAACTCAGATGGTGGAGAGAATACACTTGCTTCTCCTTAGGTCAAGCATTGTAGCCTTCCAGAGAGAGGTCACTTCAGGTGAGGGCAGGAAGGGATAGTTGATGAGCAGGAATGTCTGCTGGTGTCTACCTTAGCAGTAATCTGTTCCTTGCTTTTAGATACCTGCTCAGGCCTCTGGGCTTCTCTGCAGGTGCTGCCATGTGCATTTCATTAGCAGTCTGGGATTCTCTTGCTTGTACTGGGATGCTtcagaagcaggggaaaaaaaaaacatgttttctattgtgagaaaaaaagagaaagaagttggAAACCTCTGGTGCTTTTGAGACAGAAGTATGGAatgagtgtctttttttttttttttgatgagagGAAGAGGTATCTTTTTTGACACTTCTAAGCTGAAAAAACTTCTCTTTTATTACGTATTTTATTATATTCTCCTTGATTGTGCATATTTGGAGGTTAAGGTGTGAATGTGTGTGACAAAGGCCTTTCTGCTTAGGCTTTTGATGACCAATACAAGCAGTTCTGGCACAGGCAAGAAACCGGGCCTGGGACAGAGGGCTGCTGCATTTGGGTACCTGAGATCACCTTTTAGACTCCAGAGATGGGCAGGAAAGAGAGGGCGTGTAGTTCTCACTTCCACTTAAGCCTTGTCATGATTCCACTGTCTTAACAGACAGTACAGCGCCTGAGCAGTGTGAGTACATCTAATAAACACGTATAGTCTGTATTTATGACTGTGCTGTTCATAGAGTACTGAGTCTTTGAAATGCATTGTATATTATATTTGCGCTAGCAGAATAGGTGACAAAAGAAAactcttaactttttttctcttttgcagtgcATGTGCATGAGATATTCTTGAGTTGcaggttatttttcttctgtaccaGACAAGACAGTGACAGTAAAAAGAAGGTGGCATTTCAGTGGTTTTGTGAGAATTCTGTCAGGTACTTAAGAGAGTATGTCTTAACGGCAGGTTGCAAGATATCAACAGGAATGAGAGGATTTTTGTACTAAGAAGCAGTTGAGTGGTGCatgggaaggaaaagcatgaGGACAGGGAATTTAGTTGACTTGTtagtaaaacaaaatactttccaTTATTGAGTTGGAACGGCCAAATTGAAAATGCAGCGGAGACAAAAACCGTCTcgtttccttttgctttcagtcATGTCAAGAGGATGTTTCTGTTTGGTGTTCCATTAAGGTTTTGGTTCAAAAGACTTTTGATGTCAGGTGCGGAGCTGTCTCCACAACCCTGGCAGCTGGAGCTTTCTGGCAGCAGGGTTGTGTGATGGTTGGGGGAATGCGGGGAAGCAGGGCCTGGCCTTGCCACTACTATTCTCTCTGGCCCGAAGGAACCCCAGCTCTGGGGGTGCGAAGGGAGTTCAGTCGTTGTGGCCCATTCATTCCCTGGCTGAGCCTTTCAGCAGAGCACCGGATGTGGCGGTGGTGCATGTTCTCATCATGGGGACGTTTGCCTACTAGTGTCTGGAGCAAGGCTGCTCCTTTTCATCTACAACATTGTGTGGGATCTGGATGGGGTGTTTTTCGGTCACTGTTTTCCTAGCAGTACATTGGTGAAAAGCTTGCTTTCCCATTTGGCTTAAGAAGGCTCTGTATTGCCTCTTTAAATCTGTCTCTTAAGCTTGGAATGTAAAGCAGGTGCAATATAAATAAACTCGATGCTTCTAGTGTCATTAGACCTACATGATATAAATCGTAAGACATGTTTAATTCTCTCTCTATGTATCAGTGACCTTCCTTGGTGGGATCGAGTTGGGATCTGccttaaaacagaaaaacccaGCTTGCATCTGTGCCAAATGGTATTAGGAATATAATAGGGTGGCATCGGCCTGCATTTTTCTCCATATTAGCTTTACATATTTGCATTTTACATATGTATAGCTGCTTAAATCCCTGCTACAGACAGCACGCTTTCCGTCAGCTTAAGGTGGCAATCATTCCATGTGTTTTGATAGCTGTGTGACATTTCCATGTCCAGGTTGCACTAAAACACATCCTTTACGTGTTTTATGTCTTTTAGCGTTCTTGTTGATGATGTCATGTATGGCATTAAAGTATAAAGTAAATCAGAAGGAATGTATTAATGGCCATTTCTGGTGCTGTTCTGTAGCCAGTACTATAAATGATGTTTTCACTAagccccctgctttttttttttccttcttcttttttttccttgtagtgttttcttctttttcccaggaAAGTTCAATGGATTTTAGTGTCTGAGACTATGCTGAAAATACTGTCATGCCAGTTCACATCTCGTGTGTCTGGCATAATTGTCACTGTGGACCAAACCTTAACCCAGTTAATTTTGGTAATGGTTATGCTTCATCCCTGAGTTGAATTCTGTTATCCAGCTGGATCATGAAGCAACATCGattttcttgcatcttttttgTCTAGTGTCTTGAGACTGGAGGGAAGTGAGTGCCTGGGGGAATGGGGGAATACCAGGTATTAAACAAAAAGAGAGAATAGATGTTAAGACTTCTAAGAGTGTAATGACCATTCAGCAAAGTTACTGAAGAAGCACCTGACATGTGCTGTTCCCTGTCAGCTACTCAGCATTTGGAGAAACGTGTAAAGGGTGCTGGCAGAAAAAAGATTATCTTGTAATGTAGTACTTGAGATTTAGAAATACA
This window encodes:
- the LOC128918645 gene encoding translation initiation factor IF-2-like, yielding MPCRSACPASARARAGRGGPACRRGPGRAGSPQPPSPACGQLGAGPVRGKVPARPAPAATPLRSSRPGSGPAALLRGGERHVPGGAFADPGRAGPGRRRAFGGRPYLRFSSHPPLLPYPSAALRPPDPSAGSRPPLPPSLPLPAGRGAVLPPLLFPRVCPECIVPGVGLLSPSAQEGVSPHAPPGLPAAAVPDSACPGRRGGERRGPGRASPHSLGPAGTAWAFSRPAPTITTHAQFLLLGPAAELPERFPSPFPHPSIPELHRHPPPSPPLPPSSSVLSCYKLLGAGSVRASICTVCSVGSMTPKKLVTERK